The following are encoded together in the Acidovorax sp. KKS102 genome:
- the grxC gene encoding glutaredoxin 3, with protein sequence MQPVKMYTTAVCPYCIRAKQILKSKGVEQIEEIRIDTDPAARSHMMEITGRRTVPQIYIGDTHVGGHDDLVALDSRGELMPLLGA encoded by the coding sequence ATGCAACCCGTGAAGATGTACACCACCGCCGTCTGCCCCTATTGCATCCGGGCCAAGCAGATCCTCAAGTCCAAGGGCGTGGAGCAGATCGAGGAGATCCGCATCGACACAGACCCCGCCGCGCGCAGCCACATGATGGAAATCACCGGTCGCCGCACGGTGCCGCAGATCTACATCGGCGACACCCATGTGGGTGGCCACGACGATCTGGTGGCGCTGGACAGCCGTGGCGAGCTGATGCCCCTGCTCGGCGCCTGA
- a CDS encoding response regulator: MKLRTYIVEDNATIRENLIGTLEELASVEAVGVAETEDEGTNWLSTHPEEWDLAIVDLFLRQGSGLGVLAACRTRRPGQKMVVLSNYATPDVRMRCAQLGVDAVFDKSNEIDALVDYCVQHSSLSHTMGATSSGGAPAASSGAAQ; encoded by the coding sequence GTGAAACTGCGCACCTACATTGTTGAAGACAACGCCACCATCCGAGAGAACCTGATCGGGACTCTGGAGGAGTTGGCGTCTGTGGAAGCAGTGGGCGTGGCAGAAACGGAAGACGAGGGCACGAACTGGTTGTCCACCCACCCCGAGGAATGGGACTTGGCCATCGTCGATCTGTTCTTGCGGCAAGGCAGCGGGCTGGGTGTGTTGGCGGCTTGCCGTACGCGTCGGCCGGGGCAAAAGATGGTCGTGCTCAGCAACTACGCCACGCCCGATGTGCGCATGCGCTGTGCGCAACTGGGCGTGGATGCGGTGTTCGACAAGTCCAACGAGATCGATGCCCTGGTGGACTATTGCGTGCAACACAGCAGCCTGTCGCACACCATGGGCGCAACCAGCAGCGGCGGAGCGCCAGCTGCCTCATCAGGCGCGGCGCAGTGA
- the gpmA gene encoding 2,3-diphosphoglycerate-dependent phosphoglycerate mutase, translated as MYKLVLIRHGESTWNLENRFTGWTDVDLTPTGVSQAMSAGKLLKAEGYEFDLAFTSVLKRAIHTLWYTLDEMDCTWLPVVKDWRLNERHYGALQGLNKADMAKQYGDEQVLVWRRSYDTPPPALEATDPRSERGDRRYAGVAAENVPLTECLKDTVARVLPFWNEAMAPAIRSGKRVVVAAHGNSIRALVKYLDNISETDIVGLNIPNGIPLVYELDADLKPIRHYYLGDAEAAAKAAAAVASQGKA; from the coding sequence ATGTACAAGCTCGTTTTGATCCGCCACGGCGAATCCACCTGGAACCTTGAAAACCGCTTCACCGGCTGGACCGATGTGGATCTCACGCCCACCGGCGTCTCCCAGGCCATGTCGGCCGGCAAGCTGCTCAAGGCCGAGGGCTACGAGTTCGATCTGGCGTTCACCAGCGTGCTCAAGCGCGCCATCCACACCCTCTGGTACACGCTCGACGAAATGGACTGCACCTGGCTGCCCGTGGTCAAGGACTGGCGCCTGAACGAGCGCCACTATGGCGCCCTGCAGGGCCTGAACAAGGCCGACATGGCCAAGCAATACGGCGACGAGCAGGTGCTGGTGTGGCGCCGCAGCTATGACACGCCGCCGCCCGCACTGGAAGCCACCGACCCCCGCAGCGAGCGCGGCGACCGCCGCTACGCCGGTGTGGCTGCCGAGAACGTGCCCTTGACCGAGTGCCTGAAAGACACCGTGGCCCGCGTGCTGCCGTTCTGGAACGAGGCCATGGCGCCCGCCATCCGTTCGGGCAAGCGGGTGGTGGTGGCAGCGCACGGCAACTCCATCCGCGCGCTGGTGAAGTACCTGGACAACATCTCCGAGACCGACATCGTGGGCCTGAACATTCCCAACGGGATTCCACTGGTATACGAGCTCGACGCCGACCTCAAGCCCATCCGTCACTACTATCTGGGCGATGCCGAAGCGGCGGCCAAGGCTGCAGCTGCCGTGGCATCGCAGGGCAAAGCGTAA
- the secB gene encoding protein-export chaperone SecB — MATEENPVFQIQRVYLKDMSLEQPNSPAILLEQEQPSVDIQLGVEATPVAEGIFEVAVTATVQTKIKDKTVFLVEAKQAGIFEIRNVPQDQMGPIMGIACPQIVYPYLRGNVADLINRAGFPPVHLAEINFQAMYEQQQAQAAGQASPIITQ; from the coding sequence ATGGCAACCGAAGAAAACCCCGTGTTCCAGATCCAGCGCGTCTACCTGAAGGACATGTCGCTGGAGCAGCCCAACTCCCCCGCCATCCTGCTCGAACAAGAGCAGCCCAGCGTGGACATCCAGCTCGGCGTGGAAGCCACCCCTGTGGCCGAAGGCATCTTCGAAGTGGCCGTCACGGCCACCGTGCAGACCAAGATCAAGGACAAGACCGTGTTCCTGGTCGAAGCCAAGCAAGCCGGCATCTTCGAAATCCGCAATGTGCCCCAGGACCAGATGGGCCCCATCATGGGCATCGCCTGCCCCCAGATCGTGTACCCCTACCTGCGCGGCAACGTGGCCGACCTGATCAACCGCGCTGGCTTTCCGCCTGTGCACCTGGCTGAAATCAACTTCCAGGCCATGTACGAGCAACAGCAAGCCCAAGCTGCTGGCCAAGCTTCGCCCATCATCACGCAGTAA
- a CDS encoding S41 family peptidase: MGHKLKIAGWVSVGVVAGALTTVSLQTVARGAMTPLPLEEIQQLSAVFGLVKTDYVEPVDDKKLITDAISGMVSSLDPHSQYFDKKSFKEFREGTSGRFVGVGIEITQEDGLIKIVSPIEGSPAFRAGLKTNDLITKIDETAVKGLALNDAVKRMRGEPSTKVTLTIFRKDENRTFPVTITREEIKTQSVKGKVIEPGYAWIRLSQFQERTVDDFVRKVEEVYKQEPNLKGLVLDLRNDPGGLLDAAVAISAAFLPENVTVVTTNGQLADSKATYKAAPDYYQRRGGGDPLKRLPASLKSVPLVVLVNEGSASASEIVAGALQDHKRATIMGSQTFGKGSVQTVRPLGPDTGIKLTTARYYTPSGKSIQAKGIVPDVMIDESEEGNIFAALRMREADLDKHLNSGQGEEKKDEAREKAREEARKRMEEEAKKPAADRKVPEFGSDKDFQLVQALNQLKGRPVLVSKTLTERKEEKKEN, encoded by the coding sequence ATGGGCCACAAACTCAAGATTGCAGGATGGGTATCGGTAGGTGTGGTGGCGGGTGCGCTCACCACGGTGTCACTGCAAACGGTGGCGCGCGGCGCCATGACACCGCTACCACTTGAGGAAATCCAGCAACTCTCCGCCGTGTTTGGTCTGGTCAAGACCGATTACGTCGAGCCGGTGGATGACAAGAAGCTCATCACCGACGCCATCTCCGGCATGGTGTCCAGCTTGGACCCGCACTCCCAGTATTTCGACAAGAAGTCCTTCAAGGAATTCCGCGAGGGCACGTCCGGCCGCTTCGTGGGCGTGGGCATCGAGATCACGCAGGAAGACGGCCTGATCAAGATCGTGTCGCCCATCGAGGGCTCTCCCGCCTTCCGTGCCGGTCTCAAAACCAATGACTTGATCACCAAGATCGACGAGACCGCCGTCAAGGGCCTGGCGCTGAATGACGCCGTCAAGCGCATGCGCGGCGAGCCCAGTACCAAGGTCACGCTCACCATCTTCCGCAAGGATGAGAACCGCACGTTCCCTGTCACCATCACCCGCGAAGAGATCAAGACCCAGTCCGTCAAGGGCAAGGTGATCGAGCCGGGCTACGCCTGGATCCGCCTGTCTCAATTCCAGGAACGCACGGTGGACGACTTTGTGCGCAAGGTGGAAGAGGTCTACAAGCAGGAGCCCAACCTCAAGGGCCTGGTGCTGGACTTGCGCAACGACCCGGGCGGCCTGCTGGATGCCGCCGTGGCCATCTCTGCGGCCTTCTTGCCCGAGAACGTGACGGTGGTGACCACCAACGGCCAGCTGGCCGACAGCAAGGCCACCTACAAGGCCGCGCCCGACTACTACCAGCGCCGGGGCGGCGGTGATCCGCTCAAGCGCCTGCCTGCATCCCTCAAGTCGGTGCCTCTGGTGGTGTTGGTCAATGAAGGCTCTGCCTCCGCCAGCGAAATCGTGGCGGGCGCATTGCAGGACCACAAGCGCGCCACCATCATGGGCAGCCAGACTTTTGGCAAGGGCTCGGTGCAGACCGTGCGGCCGCTGGGCCCTGACACGGGCATCAAGCTGACCACCGCCCGCTACTACACCCCCAGCGGCAAGTCGATCCAGGCCAAGGGCATCGTGCCCGACGTGATGATTGACGAGTCGGAAGAAGGCAACATCTTCGCCGCCCTGCGCATGCGCGAGGCGGACCTGGACAAGCACCTGAACAGCGGCCAGGGTGAAGAGAAGAAGGACGAGGCTCGCGAGAAAGCCCGCGAGGAAGCCCGCAAGCGCATGGAAGAAGAGGCCAAGAAGCCTGCGGCCGACCGCAAGGTGCCCGAGTTTGGCTCCGACAAGGACTTCCAGTTGGTGCAGGCCCTCAACCAGCTCAAGGGCCGCCCTGTGCTGGTCAGCAAGACGCTGACAGAGCGTAAGGAAGAAAAGAAAGAGAATTGA
- a CDS encoding DUF1328 domain-containing protein produces the protein MLHYAVVFLVIALIAALFGFGGIAAGAVGIAKILFFVFVIMAVVTFVLGLLKKG, from the coding sequence ATGTTGCACTACGCAGTTGTTTTTCTGGTGATCGCGCTGATTGCAGCCCTCTTCGGTTTTGGCGGTATTGCTGCCGGCGCCGTGGGCATCGCAAAGATTCTGTTCTTTGTGTTCGTGATCATGGCCGTGGTCACCTTCGTGCTGGGTCTGCTCAAAAAGGGGTAA
- a CDS encoding putative zinc-binding metallopeptidase: MRVFNCDHCGHLVFFDSVQCLHCGSALAFLPDVLTMAALTLAPQDGADLWRRRGRQGDAHSSGRLYRMCRNHTDHQACNFAIPVHDFTELCVSCRQTRVMPDLSEPANMGRWMQIEAAKRRLFYSLARLGLEPAPGGTSPVFEFLAEVPGGPPVLTGHNNGTITLNVAEADDDERARRRIALGEPYRTLIGHLRHESGHFYWDQLVRDGGRLDDFRQMFGDERQDYAAALEAHYAKGNDGNDWADHHVSAYAAAHPWEDWAETWAHYLHMIDLLETSASYATEVTVPGIYGPQRSSAIDPFASPAPDFQSMVQHLVPLTLLLNSLTRSLGQPDAYPFALASAVLAKLRFVHDMVREAAARPAPVAASAPVPPAPPAAPQGVKKNSKSANKDRR; this comes from the coding sequence ATGCGGGTATTCAATTGCGACCATTGCGGTCATCTGGTTTTTTTTGACAGCGTGCAGTGCCTGCATTGCGGCAGTGCGCTGGCATTTCTGCCCGATGTGCTGACCATGGCTGCACTGACCCTTGCGCCACAGGATGGTGCAGACCTGTGGCGCCGCCGGGGCAGGCAGGGCGACGCTCATTCCAGCGGGCGCCTGTACCGCATGTGCCGCAACCACACGGACCACCAAGCCTGCAACTTTGCGATACCTGTCCATGACTTCACAGAGCTGTGTGTGTCGTGCCGCCAGACCCGTGTGATGCCCGACCTGTCTGAGCCTGCGAACATGGGGCGCTGGATGCAGATCGAAGCCGCCAAGCGGCGGCTGTTCTACAGCCTGGCCCGCCTGGGGCTGGAGCCTGCGCCCGGCGGCACAAGCCCGGTGTTTGAATTTTTGGCGGAGGTGCCGGGCGGCCCACCCGTGCTGACGGGCCACAACAACGGCACCATCACCCTCAACGTGGCGGAGGCCGATGACGATGAGCGTGCGCGCCGCCGCATCGCGCTGGGTGAGCCCTACCGCACGCTGATTGGCCATTTGCGCCATGAGTCCGGGCACTTCTACTGGGACCAGCTGGTGCGCGATGGCGGGCGGCTGGACGACTTTCGCCAGATGTTTGGTGACGAGCGCCAGGACTATGCAGCGGCCCTGGAGGCGCACTACGCCAAGGGCAATGACGGCAACGACTGGGCCGACCACCATGTGAGCGCCTACGCCGCCGCGCACCCCTGGGAAGACTGGGCCGAAACCTGGGCGCACTACCTGCACATGATCGACCTGCTGGAAACCTCGGCCAGCTATGCCACCGAGGTCACCGTGCCCGGGATTTACGGCCCGCAGCGCAGCAGCGCCATCGACCCCTTTGCCAGTCCGGCGCCCGACTTCCAGTCCATGGTGCAGCACCTGGTGCCGCTGACGCTGCTGCTCAACAGCCTCACACGCAGCCTGGGGCAGCCCGACGCCTACCCGTTTGCGCTGGCAAGCGCGGTGTTGGCCAAGCTGCGCTTTGTGCACGACATGGTGCGCGAAGCGGCCGCGCGGCCGGCCCCTGTGGCCGCTTCGGCCCCCGTTCCGCCAGCCCCACCTGCTGCCCCTCAAGGTGTCAAAAAGAATAGCAAATCAGCCAATAAAGACCGGCGCTAG
- a CDS encoding rhodanese-like domain-containing protein, with protein MKFIIDNWYLFLVALASGSMLLWPVLQNASGGSLTPARAVQLINREKAVVIDVCEADEFAAGHVTGAKNVPVSQLEERLPTVVKNKALPVVLVCASGARANRAVGIAKKLGYDNAQAMAGGMKAWREASLPVEKA; from the coding sequence GTGAAATTCATTATTGATAACTGGTATCTGTTCCTCGTTGCACTGGCTTCGGGCAGCATGTTGCTGTGGCCGGTCCTGCAGAACGCCAGTGGCGGCTCGCTGACACCCGCACGCGCCGTGCAGCTCATCAACCGCGAAAAAGCGGTGGTCATCGACGTTTGCGAAGCCGACGAATTCGCGGCCGGCCACGTCACCGGCGCCAAGAACGTGCCCGTCTCCCAACTGGAAGAGCGCCTGCCCACCGTGGTCAAGAACAAGGCCCTGCCCGTGGTGCTGGTCTGTGCCAGCGGCGCCCGCGCCAATCGCGCTGTCGGCATTGCCAAAAAGCTGGGCTACGACAACGCCCAGGCCATGGCCGGCGGCATGAAGGCCTGGCGCGAAGCCAGCCTGCCTGTGGAAAAAGCCTGA
- a CDS encoding response regulator transcription factor — MIKIGIVDDHAIVRSGLKQFLSEHVDLRVEGEAANGREAIDLVRNKEIDVLLMDLSMPGQSGLDALAMLRAKAPDMGILILSGYPEEHYAINLIRQGASGYLNKECEPSEIVEAIRTIALGRRYLTPAVAELLAQQLNRKDDAPPHEQLSEREFQVFLKLAKGETAGDIAKSLSLSVKTVSTYRTRLMEKMSLSSNSDLTYYALKNRLID, encoded by the coding sequence ATGATCAAGATCGGCATTGTGGATGACCATGCGATTGTTCGTTCCGGGCTCAAGCAGTTCCTGTCCGAGCATGTGGACCTTCGGGTCGAGGGCGAAGCCGCCAACGGCCGCGAGGCCATCGACCTGGTGCGCAACAAGGAAATCGATGTACTGCTGATGGACCTGTCGATGCCCGGCCAAAGCGGGCTGGATGCCCTGGCCATGCTGCGCGCCAAGGCGCCTGACATGGGCATCCTGATTCTGAGCGGGTACCCCGAAGAACACTATGCGATCAACCTGATCCGCCAGGGCGCGAGCGGCTACCTGAACAAGGAGTGCGAGCCGTCGGAAATTGTGGAAGCCATCCGCACCATCGCGCTGGGCCGCCGTTACCTGACGCCTGCCGTTGCCGAGCTGCTTGCGCAGCAACTCAACCGCAAGGACGACGCGCCGCCGCATGAGCAGCTGTCGGAGCGCGAGTTCCAGGTGTTTCTCAAGCTGGCCAAGGGAGAGACGGCGGGGGACATTGCCAAGTCGCTGTCGCTGAGCGTGAAGACGGTGAGCACCTACCGCACACGCCTGATGGAAAAAATGAGCCTGTCGTCCAACAGCGACCTCACCTATTACGCGCTCAAGAATCGCCTGATCGACTGA
- a CDS encoding circularly permuted type 2 ATP-grasp protein: MQKFDEMVTRLPLAGLDGAAGWAGSDVRPHYARFAQWLARQSAESMQARRAEAEVIFRRVGITFAVYGAKDEDGAGTERLIPFDLIPRIIPQQEWAHMQRGLVQRVTALNRFIHDVYHGQDILRAGIVPAEQILRNAQFRPEMVGVHVPLDIYSHISGIDIVRAPDAAGEGVYYVLEDNLRVPSGVSYMLEDRKMMMRLFPELFAQHQVAPVAHYPDLLLDTLRASAPAGAADPTVVVLTPGMYNSAYFEHAFLAQQMGVELVEGQDLVVKDQFVYMRTTRGLQRVDVIYRRVDDDFLDPDVFRPTSTLGCAGLMAAYWAGNVAICNAVGTGVADDKSIYPYVPDMIRFYLGEEPILQNVPTWMCRKPDDLRYVLDHLHELVVKEVHGAGGYGMLIGPAATRAEIDAFRAAVIAKPDGYIAQPTLSLSSCPTYVDSGIAPRHIDLRPFVLSGQKVQMVAGGLTRVALKEGSLVVNSSQGGGTKDTWVLGDQPAAAQASSLPMQTQSQGRE, translated from the coding sequence ATGCAGAAGTTCGACGAGATGGTTACCCGGCTGCCCCTGGCCGGCCTGGACGGTGCGGCAGGCTGGGCGGGCAGCGATGTACGGCCCCACTATGCGCGGTTTGCGCAATGGCTGGCGCGCCAGAGCGCCGAGTCCATGCAGGCGCGCCGCGCCGAGGCCGAGGTCATCTTCCGGCGCGTGGGCATCACCTTCGCCGTCTACGGCGCCAAGGACGAGGACGGCGCGGGCACCGAGCGGCTCATCCCCTTCGACCTGATCCCCCGCATCATTCCGCAGCAGGAATGGGCGCACATGCAGCGGGGCCTGGTGCAGCGGGTCACGGCGCTCAATCGCTTCATCCACGACGTGTACCACGGCCAGGACATCCTGCGCGCAGGCATCGTGCCTGCCGAGCAGATCCTGCGCAACGCCCAGTTCCGGCCGGAGATGGTCGGCGTTCATGTGCCGCTCGACATCTACTCCCACATCAGCGGCATCGACATCGTGCGGGCACCGGATGCGGCAGGCGAGGGCGTGTACTACGTGCTGGAAGACAACCTGCGTGTGCCCAGCGGCGTGAGCTACATGCTCGAAGACCGCAAGATGATGATGCGGCTGTTCCCCGAACTGTTCGCTCAGCACCAGGTGGCACCGGTGGCGCATTACCCGGACTTGCTGCTGGACACCCTGCGCGCCAGCGCCCCGGCCGGCGCGGCCGACCCGACCGTGGTAGTGCTGACCCCCGGCATGTACAACAGCGCCTATTTCGAGCACGCCTTCCTCGCGCAGCAGATGGGCGTGGAGCTGGTCGAGGGGCAGGACCTCGTGGTCAAGGACCAGTTTGTGTACATGCGCACCACGCGTGGCCTGCAGCGGGTGGATGTGATCTACCGCCGGGTGGATGACGATTTCCTCGACCCCGACGTTTTCCGCCCCACCTCCACCCTGGGCTGTGCGGGGCTCATGGCCGCCTACTGGGCGGGCAATGTCGCCATCTGCAACGCCGTGGGCACGGGCGTGGCCGACGACAAGTCCATCTACCCCTACGTGCCGGACATGATCCGCTTCTACCTGGGGGAGGAGCCCATCCTGCAGAACGTCCCCACCTGGATGTGCCGCAAGCCGGACGACCTGCGGTACGTGCTGGACCATCTGCACGAACTGGTGGTGAAGGAGGTGCACGGCGCGGGCGGCTACGGCATGCTGATTGGCCCCGCAGCCACCCGGGCCGAGATCGACGCTTTCCGCGCAGCAGTCATCGCCAAGCCCGACGGCTACATCGCCCAGCCCACGCTGAGCCTCTCCAGCTGCCCTACCTATGTGGACAGCGGCATTGCTCCCCGCCACATCGACCTGCGGCCCTTTGTGCTCAGCGGCCAGAAGGTGCAGATGGTGGCGGGCGGCTTGACGCGCGTGGCTCTCAAGGAGGGATCGCTGGTGGTCAATTCATCGCAGGGTGGAGGCACCAAAGACACCTGGGTGCTGGGCGACCAGCCTGCGGCAGCGCAGGCCTCGTCCCTGCCCATGCAAACACAAAGCCAAGGGAGGGAATGA
- a CDS encoding CHASE3 domain-containing protein — MNLQENTRRWLPKVRQMALSLPMALLAAMVLVGINETGHMRSQDAVEQLAQGLTTRSDVNKLLQSMLDAETGQRGYLLTGNETYLEPYDKAVATVQTNLDSLRMRFMDAPADMQEFALLSRQISRKLAEMELSLRLRRQGNEDAWKFILNTDVGKEHMEAIRQHAQELIARSDKRLQQGREQIEQSLMLSRIGIATVTAIGLLAFYMYLRQTQAVQTVNLREQEVLERERDRLEGLVRDRTATLSELANHLQQVREEERGHLARELHDELGALLTAAKLDVARLKSKIDATAPDVSERLKHLTETLNSGIALKRRIIEDLRPSSLSNLGLTAALEILTREYAERAGIDVETSLEPVQLPDAAQLTVYRMVQEALTNIGKYAKASKVLVSVHGYPTHVAVQVRDDGVGFDPGTVRPTSHGLAGMRHRVEAAGGRLTLTSRPGNGTLLSAVLPLPRNASDTRRDAAAHDA; from the coding sequence ATGAATCTCCAAGAAAACACCCGGCGTTGGTTACCAAAAGTCCGACAGATGGCCTTGAGCCTGCCCATGGCGCTGCTGGCGGCCATGGTGCTGGTGGGCATCAATGAAACGGGGCACATGCGTTCGCAAGATGCGGTGGAGCAATTGGCCCAGGGGCTCACCACACGGTCTGATGTGAACAAGCTGTTGCAGAGCATGCTGGACGCAGAAACCGGCCAACGCGGCTATCTGCTCACGGGCAATGAAACCTACCTGGAGCCCTACGACAAGGCCGTGGCCACCGTGCAGACCAATCTCGACAGCCTGCGCATGCGATTCATGGATGCGCCTGCAGACATGCAGGAGTTTGCGCTGCTATCGCGGCAGATATCGCGCAAGCTGGCCGAGATGGAATTGAGCTTGCGCCTGCGCCGCCAGGGCAACGAAGACGCGTGGAAGTTCATCCTCAACACCGATGTGGGCAAGGAACACATGGAGGCGATCCGCCAACATGCGCAAGAGCTCATCGCCCGCAGCGACAAGCGCCTGCAGCAGGGCCGCGAGCAGATCGAGCAGTCGCTGATGCTGTCGCGCATCGGCATTGCCACCGTCACCGCCATCGGCCTGCTGGCCTTTTACATGTACCTGCGCCAGACGCAGGCAGTGCAAACGGTGAACCTGCGCGAGCAAGAGGTGCTGGAGCGCGAGCGCGACCGTCTGGAGGGCCTGGTGCGGGACCGCACCGCCACGTTGTCTGAGCTGGCCAACCACCTGCAGCAGGTGCGGGAAGAAGAGCGCGGCCATCTGGCGCGAGAGCTGCATGACGAACTGGGCGCGTTGCTGACAGCCGCCAAGCTCGATGTGGCGCGCCTCAAGTCCAAGATCGACGCCACCGCACCCGATGTGTCGGAGCGGCTCAAGCACCTGACGGAGACGCTCAACAGCGGCATTGCGCTCAAGCGCCGCATCATTGAAGACCTGCGGCCTTCGTCCCTGTCGAACCTGGGGCTCACGGCCGCGCTGGAGATCCTGACGCGCGAATACGCCGAGCGCGCGGGCATCGACGTGGAGACCAGCCTGGAGCCGGTGCAATTGCCCGATGCAGCGCAGCTTACGGTGTACCGTATGGTGCAGGAGGCGCTGACCAATATCGGCAAGTACGCCAAGGCCAGCAAGGTACTGGTGTCGGTGCACGGCTACCCCACCCATGTGGCGGTGCAGGTGCGCGACGATGGTGTGGGTTTCGACCCGGGCACCGTCCGCCCCACCTCGCACGGCTTGGCTGGCATGCGCCACCGGGTCGAGGCGGCGGGTGGGCGCCTCACGCTCACCTCGCGCCCAGGGAACGGCACGCTGCTATCGGCTGTTTTGCCGCTGCCGCGCAATGCCTCAGATACACGCCGCGACGCCGCTGCGCACGACGCCTGA
- a CDS encoding HesA/MoeB/ThiF family protein encodes MTDDQLLRYSRHILLDEVGIEGQERVLEAHALIIGAGGLGSPAALYLASAGVGHITLVDDDVVDLTNLQRQIAHTTARVGSPKVQSAAQAMADINPEVQVTALQARVHAAALDSLVRDATVVLDCSDNYATRQAVNAACVRHNKPLVAGAVIQFDGQITVVDPRDARSPCYACIFPPDAEFEEVRCSTMGVFAPLVGVVGAMQAAEALKLIAGVGQSLAGRLLMLDGRAMEWNTMRVQRHADCPVCVAR; translated from the coding sequence ATGACCGATGACCAGCTCCTGCGCTATTCCCGCCACATCCTGCTCGACGAGGTGGGCATCGAGGGGCAGGAGCGGGTGTTGGAAGCCCATGCTCTCATCATCGGCGCTGGCGGGTTGGGGTCGCCCGCTGCGCTGTACTTGGCTTCCGCCGGTGTGGGCCACATCACACTCGTCGATGACGACGTGGTGGACCTGACCAACCTGCAGCGCCAGATTGCGCACACCACCGCGCGCGTGGGCAGTCCCAAGGTCCAGTCGGCGGCGCAGGCCATGGCCGACATCAACCCCGAGGTGCAGGTCACCGCACTGCAGGCCCGGGTGCATGCGGCGGCTCTCGACAGTCTGGTGCGCGATGCCACAGTGGTACTCGACTGCAGCGACAACTATGCGACCCGCCAGGCGGTCAATGCCGCGTGTGTGCGTCACAACAAACCCTTGGTGGCGGGGGCTGTGATCCAGTTCGATGGGCAGATCACGGTGGTGGACCCGCGCGATGCGCGGTCGCCTTGTTATGCCTGCATCTTCCCGCCCGACGCGGAGTTCGAAGAAGTCCGCTGCTCCACGATGGGGGTGTTTGCACCGCTGGTGGGTGTGGTGGGCGCGATGCAGGCGGCCGAAGCGCTCAAGCTCATTGCGGGGGTGGGGCAGTCGCTGGCGGGTCGGCTGCTCATGCTGGATGGCCGGGCCATGGAGTGGAACACCATGCGGGTGCAGCGCCATGCCGACTGTCCGGTATGTGTTGCGCGGTAG
- a CDS encoding BON domain-containing protein encodes MKYARALAFAAVAGITIVTATGCSVAREQQTVGSYVDDAGITAAVKAKMAEDKNVSATSISVETLNGTVQLSGFAKSQTEKNQAENIARNTKHVREVRNSIVVRP; translated from the coding sequence ATGAAATACGCACGTGCCCTCGCTTTCGCCGCAGTCGCTGGCATCACCATCGTTACGGCCACGGGCTGTTCGGTGGCTCGCGAACAGCAGACTGTGGGTTCTTATGTGGATGACGCCGGCATCACCGCCGCCGTGAAGGCCAAGATGGCCGAAGACAAGAACGTGTCCGCCACCTCCATCAGCGTAGAAACGCTGAACGGCACGGTGCAGCTGTCGGGTTTTGCCAAGTCGCAGACCGAAAAGAACCAGGCAGAAAACATTGCCCGCAACACCAAGCACGTGCGCGAAGTGCGCAACAGCATCGTTGTGCGCCCCTGA